The Psychrobacter sp. LV10R520-6 genome includes a region encoding these proteins:
- a CDS encoding aldehyde dehydrogenase family protein: MYDPSVGEVIATTQLCSKAQVNAAATAASNALLSWSQTTVSERADYLNAIADAMEQQFNKLVGLSALNSGKPIEEAKIDVGDAIACYRYYANLIVSQSTLTEVTTNEAGIRLLKTLAPIGVCALIVPWKFPMVTTSWKLAPALAAGCTVILKPSEVTLLPELMLGNILSAIGLPKGVVNILPGAAEVGAAITSHPLIDKISFTGSNGVGEKVMIQAAKGIKDISLELGGKSAIIVRADADIDHACDLIIGGIFTNAGQICSATSRLLLHSDIAQNLFTQLKIKTNSLQVGDGFDPDTQMGPLVSQQQQMQVQKYLDIAAEENLDCLTGNNVLDSQGYFASPTIYIEVPTDSRLWQEEVFGPVLVSTTFVDDTEAIRLANDSKFALAATIVSADEQATIEMALQIQAGHLWINEQQIVLPEAGWGGFKQSGIGRELGPDGLSAYQKSKHILLPN; the protein is encoded by the coding sequence TTGTATGACCCAAGCGTAGGCGAAGTCATTGCTACTACTCAATTGTGTAGCAAAGCGCAGGTAAATGCTGCGGCTACTGCCGCCTCTAATGCTTTACTGTCATGGTCACAAACCACAGTAAGCGAGCGTGCCGACTATCTGAACGCTATTGCGGACGCTATGGAGCAACAGTTTAATAAGTTGGTCGGGTTGTCAGCTTTAAATAGCGGCAAACCAATTGAAGAAGCAAAAATAGATGTCGGTGATGCCATCGCTTGCTATCGTTACTATGCCAATCTGATTGTCAGTCAATCAACCTTGACTGAGGTTACTACCAATGAGGCAGGCATTCGGTTACTCAAGACATTAGCGCCTATTGGGGTCTGTGCGCTCATCGTACCTTGGAAATTTCCTATGGTGACGACCTCTTGGAAATTAGCACCCGCTTTGGCCGCTGGATGTACGGTAATTTTAAAGCCGTCTGAGGTGACCTTGCTACCGGAATTAATGCTGGGTAATATATTGTCTGCTATCGGCTTACCAAAAGGAGTGGTCAATATCTTACCAGGCGCCGCCGAAGTAGGAGCAGCGATAACCAGCCACCCCCTGATTGATAAAATCTCTTTCACGGGCAGTAATGGGGTTGGCGAGAAGGTCATGATTCAAGCGGCCAAAGGTATAAAAGATATCAGTCTGGAGCTTGGTGGCAAGTCTGCCATTATCGTTCGCGCTGATGCTGATATAGACCATGCCTGTGATTTAATTATTGGTGGTATATTTACCAATGCCGGTCAGATATGCTCTGCAACCTCACGATTATTACTCCATAGTGATATCGCACAAAACCTGTTTACACAGCTAAAGATTAAAACAAACAGCCTGCAAGTGGGTGACGGCTTTGATCCTGATACCCAAATGGGGCCACTAGTCAGTCAACAACAGCAAATGCAGGTACAAAAATACCTCGATATTGCTGCTGAAGAAAACCTTGACTGCCTCACCGGTAATAACGTGTTGGATAGTCAAGGCTATTTTGCCAGTCCAACGATTTATATAGAGGTACCAACGGACAGCCGATTATGGCAAGAAGAAGTGTTTGGGCCAGTACTCGTGAGTACAACCTTTGTAGATGATACCGAAGCCATTCGCCTAGCGAACGATAGCAAATTTGCGTTAGCAGCGACTATTGTTAGCGCTGATGAACAAGCAACGATAGAAATGGCATTGCAAATTCAGGCAGGTCATCT